A single Marinitoga aeolica DNA region contains:
- the glnA gene encoding type I glutamate--ammonia ligase — protein sequence MERDEVLKVVESEKVKFIRLQITDINGLLKNVEIPWDELKNSFEKGTMFDGSSIEGFVRIEESDMYLRPDPSTFAIYPWTDQGYKSARLICDVYNSNGTPFEGDPRYRLKLVLNKLKEKGFSAYVGPEPEFFLLPKDSQSNKPILKFLDNGGYFDLLPIDQGEETRKDIVLALEEMGINVEASHHEVAPSQHEIDFTYDEALKTADNIQTFKLVVKTIALLKGLHATFMPKPFFGENGSGMHTHLSLFKDGKNAFYDENKEFELSETLRYFVGGVLKHIKAITAIANPTINSYKRLVPGYEAPVNIAWSPSNRSALIRVPAARGKGTRIEVRSPDPTANPYLLLATLLAAGLEGIENNIEPPSPVISNIYHMTPEERDKVGIDHLPGNLKEAIEELKKDDLIKSVLGNHIFEKYIELKESEWKEFSINVTDWEINKYLWIM from the coding sequence GTGGAGAGGGATGAAGTTTTAAAAGTAGTTGAATCTGAAAAAGTCAAATTTATAAGATTGCAAATCACTGATATTAATGGTTTGCTAAAAAATGTAGAAATACCATGGGATGAATTAAAAAATTCATTCGAAAAAGGAACAATGTTTGATGGTTCTTCCATTGAAGGTTTTGTCAGAATAGAAGAGTCTGATATGTATTTAAGACCTGATCCTTCAACATTCGCAATTTATCCATGGACAGACCAAGGTTATAAATCTGCTAGATTAATTTGTGACGTTTATAATTCTAATGGTACTCCGTTTGAAGGTGATCCACGATACAGGTTAAAATTGGTATTAAACAAATTAAAGGAAAAAGGATTTTCTGCTTATGTTGGACCTGAACCAGAATTTTTCCTATTACCAAAAGATAGTCAATCAAATAAACCTATATTAAAATTTTTAGATAATGGTGGATATTTTGATTTATTACCTATAGATCAAGGAGAAGAAACAAGAAAAGATATTGTATTAGCTTTAGAAGAAATGGGAATCAACGTTGAAGCATCACACCATGAAGTTGCTCCTTCACAACATGAAATAGATTTTACTTATGATGAAGCTCTTAAAACAGCTGATAATATTCAAACCTTTAAATTAGTTGTAAAAACAATCGCTTTATTAAAAGGATTACATGCCACATTTATGCCAAAACCATTTTTTGGTGAAAACGGATCTGGAATGCACACTCATTTAAGTTTATTTAAAGATGGTAAAAATGCTTTTTATGATGAAAATAAAGAATTTGAATTAAGCGAGACATTAAGATATTTTGTTGGCGGAGTTCTAAAGCATATAAAAGCAATTACTGCAATAGCTAATCCTACAATTAATAGTTATAAAAGACTGGTCCCTGGATATGAAGCACCTGTTAATATTGCATGGTCCCCAAGTAATAGAAGTGCCTTAATAAGAGTACCTGCAGCACGTGGAAAAGGTACTAGAATTGAAGTGAGAAGTCCTGATCCTACAGCTAATCCATATTTACTATTGGCTACTTTATTAGCTGCTGGTTTAGAAGGAATTGAAAATAATATAGAACCACCTTCACCTGTAATTTCAAATATTTATCATATGACACCAGAAGAGAGAGATAAAGTTGGTATTGACCATCTTCCCGGAAATTTAAAAGAAGCTATTGAAGAGTTAAAAAAAGATGATTTAATAAAATCAGTTCTTGGAAACCATATTTTTGAAAAATATATTGAATTAAAAGAATCCGAATGGAAAGAGTTTTCTATTAATGTAACTGATTGGGAAATTAATAAATATTTATGGATTATGTAA
- a CDS encoding class I SAM-dependent methyltransferase, which yields MKEKNEKIFGPEDLKDLTPEQVIKLYGEQNNEKKKEKRKKLTKFQHYYIENPETELTVKTLTLELKNGHTYIFKAPSGVYGKKEIDKATKILLENVEITGKKILDIGCGYGVIGITLKKEYPDIDIFMSDINKRAVEFTKINAKDNNIFADIRQGYLFEPWKNEIFDQIISNPPIVAGKKVWMSLIENSYKHLKKEGTLQLVAFHNKGGSRIKEYMKKIFGNVTEITKKGGIRLYKSVKI from the coding sequence ATGAAAGAAAAAAATGAAAAAATTTTTGGTCCAGAAGACTTAAAAGATTTAACTCCAGAACAGGTTATAAAATTATATGGAGAACAAAATAATGAAAAGAAAAAAGAAAAAAGAAAAAAACTGACAAAGTTTCAACATTATTATATTGAAAACCCCGAAACTGAATTAACAGTGAAAACATTAACACTTGAGTTAAAAAATGGTCATACGTATATATTTAAAGCACCATCAGGTGTATATGGAAAAAAAGAAATAGACAAAGCTACAAAAATACTCTTAGAAAATGTTGAAATTACTGGAAAAAAAATATTGGATATTGGGTGCGGATACGGAGTTATTGGTATTACTTTAAAGAAGGAATATCCTGATATTGACATTTTTATGAGTGATATTAACAAAAGAGCCGTTGAATTTACAAAAATAAATGCAAAAGATAATAATATTTTTGCTGATATCAGGCAAGGATATCTATTTGAACCATGGAAAAATGAGATATTCGATCAAATTATATCCAACCCTCCAATTGTTGCTGGTAAGAAGGTCTGGATGTCTTTAATAGAAAATTCGTATAAACATTTAAAAAAAGAAGGCACTTTACAATTAGTTGCTTTTCATAATAAAGGTGGAAGTAGAATAAAAGAATATATGAAAAAAATTTTCGGAAATGTTACAGAAATTACAAAAAAAGGCGGTATTAGATTATATAAGTCGGTGAAAATATAA
- a CDS encoding energy-coupling factor ABC transporter ATP-binding protein: MLETKKINFSYNEKCIFNNLNIYFENKIPIGIVGSNGSGKSTLLRLLSGILSPDSGEVYLYNKKINFHDNESILFLKKHVGYIFQNPENQIVGVTVEEDIAFGLENLGLDRNEMKKRINWALNVTDLIGLEKKDPNTLSGGQKQRLAIASMLAMQPDFILMDEPTTMLDPEGREEIYKVIKNLITIGKTIIIASHHAKDLQFVEKIVALDSGKIVFYDNRDKFYHWSENKNFNVEIPFENIVKKYTGKSIKDLERNICQ, encoded by the coding sequence ATGCTTGAAACAAAAAAAATTAATTTTAGTTATAACGAAAAATGTATATTTAATAATTTAAATATTTATTTTGAAAATAAAATCCCAATTGGAATAGTGGGATCTAATGGAAGCGGAAAATCAACTTTATTACGATTATTAAGTGGCATATTGTCTCCAGATAGTGGAGAAGTTTATTTATATAATAAAAAAATTAATTTTCATGATAACGAATCGATTTTATTTCTAAAAAAACATGTAGGTTATATTTTTCAAAATCCAGAAAATCAAATAGTAGGTGTTACTGTTGAAGAAGATATTGCTTTTGGTTTGGAGAATTTAGGGCTGGATAGAAATGAAATGAAAAAAAGAATTAACTGGGCTTTAAATGTTACTGATTTAATAGGATTGGAAAAAAAGGATCCAAACACATTATCCGGCGGTCAAAAACAGCGATTAGCTATTGCTTCTATGTTGGCAATGCAACCTGATTTTATTTTGATGGATGAACCTACAACAATGCTTGACCCAGAAGGTCGTGAAGAAATATACAAGGTTATTAAAAATTTAATAACTATCGGAAAAACTATCATTATAGCTTCGCATCATGCAAAAGATTTACAATTTGTAGAAAAAATTGTTGCTCTGGATTCAGGAAAAATTGTATTTTATGATAATAGAGATAAATTTTATCACTGGTCAGAAAATAAAAATTTTAATGTTGAAATTCCTTTTGAAAATATAGTAAAAAAATATACTGGTAAATCTATAAAAGATTTGGAGAGAAATATATGCCAATAG
- a CDS encoding ATP-binding cassette domain-containing protein, producing MPIEINNVSYTYAEGTPFETIALKDITWRINENSMWVVLGKTGSGKTTLIQTLNGLLIPKNGEILVDGIYTKDQKNDIKKIREKIGIVFQYPENQFFLPTVLEELMYAPKNFNKTISQNDIYNILNLVGLNKSFLKRNPFTLSGGEMRRVAIASILSYDPKYIVFDEPTVGLDYDGRKKIWNIIKNLRKIGKTIIIVTHWIDELIEFKPNVLYIQNHKISFNGTFDDFILLGEEELNNKSISFSEKLKLYYCSLKNNIKLEKLFHY from the coding sequence ATGCCAATAGAAATAAATAATGTTTCTTATACATATGCTGAAGGTACTCCATTTGAAACTATTGCTTTAAAAGATATAACTTGGAGAATAAACGAGAATTCCATGTGGGTTGTTTTAGGAAAAACCGGTTCAGGTAAAACAACTTTAATACAAACCTTAAATGGCCTTCTAATACCCAAAAACGGTGAAATTTTGGTTGATGGAATATATACAAAAGATCAAAAAAATGATATTAAAAAAATTAGAGAAAAAATTGGTATTGTTTTTCAATATCCAGAAAATCAATTTTTTTTACCTACAGTATTAGAAGAATTAATGTATGCTCCAAAAAATTTTAATAAAACTATTAGTCAAAATGATATTTATAACATCCTAAACCTTGTCGGTTTAAATAAAAGTTTTTTAAAGAGAAATCCTTTTACCTTATCTGGTGGTGAGATGCGTAGAGTAGCCATTGCCTCAATTCTCTCCTATGACCCTAAATATATTGTATTTGATGAACCTACAGTAGGGTTAGACTATGATGGAAGAAAAAAAATATGGAATATAATAAAAAATCTTCGAAAAATTGGAAAAACTATAATTATAGTAACTCATTGGATAGACGAATTAATTGAATTTAAACCAAATGTATTGTATATACAAAATCATAAAATAAGTTTTAATGGAACATTTGATGATTTTATTTTGCTGGGAGAAGAAGAACTTAATAATAAAAGTATTTCCTTTTCAGAAAAACTTAAATTATATTATTGTTCATTAAAAAATAATATAAAATTAGAAAAATTATTTCATTATTGA
- the infC gene encoding translation initiation factor IF-3 — translation MKKSKDTTLRNEEIRVKEVRVIGKSGEQLGIMETKKALQIAYQEGLDLVLVSPNSNPPVAKIMDFGKYRYEKEKREKEAKKKQKKQILKEMKFRLRIDEHDFNTKVRRIRTFLEDGNKVRVVVMFLGRDIMFTDKGKEILNKVIKNVEDIAEVTRAPKMAGRDMDMILSPKNKK, via the coding sequence ATTAAGAAATCAAAAGATACAACATTGAGAAACGAAGAGATTAGGGTGAAAGAAGTTAGGGTAATAGGAAAAAGTGGTGAACAATTAGGCATAATGGAAACGAAAAAAGCTCTACAGATTGCTTATCAAGAAGGACTCGATTTAGTTTTGGTTTCGCCAAACTCTAATCCGCCAGTAGCTAAAATTATGGATTTTGGAAAATACAGATACGAAAAAGAGAAGAGAGAAAAAGAAGCGAAAAAGAAACAAAAGAAGCAAATATTAAAAGAAATGAAATTTAGATTACGAATCGACGAGCATGATTTTAACACTAAAGTGAGAAGAATTAGAACTTTTTTAGAGGATGGAAATAAGGTAAGAGTTGTGGTAATGTTTTTAGGTAGAGATATTATGTTTACAGATAAAGGGAAAGAAATCTTAAATAAAGTTATTAAAAACGTTGAAGATATTGCTGAAGTGACAAGGGCACCTAAAATGGCTGGAAGAGATATGGATATGATTTTATCACCAAAAAATAAAAAATAA
- a CDS encoding large ribosomal subunit protein bL35: MKIKRHSSSAKRFKVTGSGKIRMRRSNVGHNTRIRGKKRMKRLHQYKDIPTGLNDKVERLLGLK; the protein is encoded by the coding sequence ATGAAAATTAAAAGACATTCTTCATCAGCAAAAAGATTTAAAGTTACAGGATCAGGAAAAATAAGAATGAGAAGATCAAATGTTGGTCATAACACAAGAATAAGAGGTAAAAAAAGAATGAAAAGGTTGCATCAATATAAAGATATACCAACAGGTTTGAATGATAAAGTTGAAAGATTACTTGGATTAAAATAA
- the rplT gene encoding 50S ribosomal protein L20 yields the protein MRVKRAVHAKKKRRKYLKAAKGYRGALSRRYVLAKQQFFRSGKYAYAGRKQKKRDFRRLWITRINAAARNEGLKYNDLIHGLKLAGVNINRKMLSELAVNDYEAFREYVNIAKEALSK from the coding sequence ATGAGAGTAAAAAGAGCTGTTCATGCTAAAAAGAAAAGAAGAAAATATCTTAAAGCTGCTAAAGGTTATAGAGGGGCTCTAAGCAGAAGGTATGTTTTAGCAAAGCAACAATTCTTCAGATCAGGAAAATATGCTTATGCTGGCAGAAAACAAAAGAAAAGAGATTTCAGAAGACTATGGATAACAAGAATTAATGCTGCAGCTAGAAATGAAGGCTTAAAATATAATGATTTAATTCATGGCTTAAAATTAGCAGGTGTAAATATCAACAGAAAGATGTTATCTGAACTCGCAGTAAATGATTACGAAGCTTTTAGAGAATATGTAAATATAGCAAAAGAAGCTTTATCTAAATAA